Proteins encoded within one genomic window of Candidatus Baltobacteraceae bacterium:
- a CDS encoding formate--phosphoribosylaminoimidazolecarboxamide ligase, with protein MDRPYTIATLGSHSALQILKGAHDEGFKTLAISNRDTERLYRSFAFIDEVITLNSYSEFMGLVDELQRRKVIIVPHGSFVAYLSLEEHKKMEIPYFGNKSVLEWEASRELQRDWLSRAGLKLPRQFKSGNEIDRPVIVKLYGAQGGRGYMFIRDAHDFEARAAHLKEAYTIQEYIIGVPLYIHYFYSPLSKKLEIMSMDRRYETNVDSLGRIPAAAQEGMDISPSYVVVGNSSVSLRESMLAEALRMGDDVVKVSQEICGPKGLFGAFCIETIITPDIQFYIMEISARIVAGTNLFINGSPYSYLNYAEPMSTGRRIAREIKNALLTNNLRLVLDDSSVL; from the coding sequence ATGGACCGGCCGTACACCATCGCGACGCTAGGGTCGCATTCCGCGCTGCAAATTCTTAAAGGGGCGCACGACGAAGGCTTCAAGACCCTAGCAATCTCCAACCGCGACACGGAACGGCTCTACCGCTCGTTCGCATTCATCGACGAAGTCATCACGCTCAACTCGTACTCGGAGTTCATGGGACTCGTCGACGAACTGCAGCGGCGCAAGGTGATCATCGTGCCGCACGGCTCGTTCGTCGCCTACTTGTCGCTCGAAGAGCACAAGAAGATGGAGATTCCGTATTTCGGGAACAAGTCCGTGCTTGAGTGGGAAGCAAGCCGCGAGCTGCAGCGCGACTGGCTCTCGCGCGCCGGACTCAAGCTGCCGCGTCAGTTCAAGAGCGGCAACGAGATCGACCGGCCCGTCATCGTGAAGCTGTACGGCGCTCAGGGCGGCCGCGGCTACATGTTCATTCGCGACGCGCACGACTTCGAGGCGCGCGCGGCGCACCTCAAAGAAGCGTACACGATCCAGGAATACATCATCGGCGTCCCGCTCTACATCCACTACTTTTACTCGCCGCTCTCGAAAAAGCTCGAGATCATGTCGATGGACCGGCGCTACGAAACCAACGTCGATTCGCTCGGCCGTATTCCCGCAGCGGCGCAGGAAGGCATGGATATCAGCCCCTCGTACGTGGTCGTCGGCAACTCGTCGGTGTCCCTGCGCGAGTCGATGCTCGCCGAAGCATTGCGCATGGGCGACGACGTGGTGAAGGTCAGCCAGGAGATTTGCGGTCCGAAGGGATTGTTCGGCGCCTTCTGCATCGAGACGATCATTACACCCGACATTCAGTTCTACATTATGGAAATCTCCGCGCGTATCGTGGCCGGAACGAATCTGTTCATCAACGGGTCGCCGTATTCGTATCTCAACTATGCCGAGCCGATGTCGACCGGGCGCCGGATTGCTCGCGAGATCAAGAACGCACTTCTGACCAACAACTTACGTTTGGTACTCGATGATTCGAGCGTTCTCTAG
- a CDS encoding cytochrome ubiquinol oxidase subunit I, whose protein sequence is MDPVLADRLQFAFTIMFHYLFPIGTMGLAPFVAGYTWQASEGDVEAVRAARFWTKIFTINFAAGVVTGIPMEFQFGTNWAAFAQRSGSIVGQPLAMEGMFAFFLESVFLGVLLSRTRTTPSRFVAWSAVAVCIGSWLSGFFIVVTDAWMQHPVGYHVAANGTLELDNAWAVLLSPFAGWQYAHVLTGALIAGGFIVSGIGAYYLLSERETPLGRRFVRDGAIVGLLFSLIAVFPTGDRNGADVTHFQPIKLAAMEGLFETANGAPLAIIGMPDVKRQELIDPVVVPNVLSFLAYGNFTANVKGLTAYAEELRPPVEVTYYAYHVMVGLGTIFVAATGLAVLLLWRKRLFTFRPMLWILMLLMPFPYIANEAGWTVTEVGRQPWIVYGVMRTAEAGSPNVAAGETIFTLVGFAGMYFILGVLFLYLVLREIAEGPA, encoded by the coding sequence GTGGATCCCGTCCTGGCGGACCGGCTGCAGTTCGCCTTTACGATCATGTTCCATTACCTGTTCCCCATCGGAACGATGGGGTTGGCGCCGTTCGTCGCGGGGTATACGTGGCAAGCGTCGGAGGGCGACGTGGAAGCCGTGCGCGCCGCCCGCTTCTGGACGAAAATCTTCACGATCAACTTCGCAGCCGGCGTCGTCACCGGTATTCCGATGGAGTTTCAGTTCGGTACGAACTGGGCGGCATTCGCGCAGCGCAGCGGGTCGATCGTCGGGCAGCCGCTGGCGATGGAAGGCATGTTCGCCTTCTTCCTCGAGTCGGTCTTTCTCGGCGTGCTGCTCTCCCGCACCCGCACGACGCCGTCGCGATTCGTCGCCTGGTCGGCCGTTGCGGTCTGCATCGGCTCGTGGCTGTCGGGTTTCTTCATCGTGGTCACCGACGCGTGGATGCAGCATCCCGTCGGTTATCACGTTGCGGCGAATGGAACGCTCGAACTCGACAATGCGTGGGCCGTCCTGCTATCGCCGTTTGCGGGCTGGCAGTACGCGCACGTTCTAACGGGCGCGCTGATTGCCGGCGGGTTTATCGTCTCCGGCATCGGCGCGTACTATCTGCTGTCGGAGCGCGAAACGCCGCTCGGCCGGCGCTTCGTGCGCGACGGTGCGATCGTGGGTCTGCTGTTTTCATTGATCGCGGTGTTTCCCACCGGGGATCGTAACGGCGCCGACGTCACCCATTTTCAGCCCATCAAGCTGGCCGCGATGGAAGGTCTCTTTGAAACCGCCAACGGTGCGCCGTTGGCGATCATCGGTATGCCCGACGTCAAGCGCCAAGAGCTCATCGACCCGGTGGTCGTGCCGAACGTGCTGAGTTTTCTCGCGTACGGCAACTTTACGGCCAACGTTAAGGGGCTGACCGCCTACGCGGAAGAGCTGCGGCCGCCGGTCGAAGTGACGTACTACGCATATCACGTCATGGTCGGTCTCGGAACGATCTTCGTCGCGGCGACGGGACTGGCCGTATTGCTGCTCTGGCGCAAACGGCTGTTTACCTTCAGACCGATGTTGTGGATTCTCATGCTGCTGATGCCGTTTCCGTACATCGCAAACGAAGCCGGTTGGACGGTCACCGAAGTCGGACGACAGCCGTGGATCGTCTACGGCGTGATGCGCACGGCCGAAGCGGGGTCGCCCAACGTCGCCGCCGGCGAGACGATCTTCACGCTCGTGGGCTTCGCCGGAATGTACTTCATTTTGGGCGTTCTGTTTCTCTATTTGGTGTTACGCGAGATTGCCGAGGGTCCAGCATGA
- the cydB gene encoding cytochrome d ubiquinol oxidase subunit II translates to MSTAGFCVIAFMLTAYVLLDGFDLGVAVIAPLVGRDERERGAAMASIGPFWNGNEVWLIAGGAALFALFPRAYASSFSGFYLPFIIVLWLLMFRGMSLELRHHFPSRIWREFWDAAFTVASALLIFIFGVALGNVLRGFPLDAAGYFRGTFGYLLNPYALLVGVFALGVLGLHGATFAAMRIEGAPGDRARRLSSQFFWIVAALFVAVTVATFGVRGTPGAPIVALLGVLSVAALAALAVALRRASAPGAFAASSAFIGALMASAATAIYPFLLPAVAGSTGGMTIFDAAPSSAALACALVVTILGSIAVVTYGSFVWRRMGGKVSVD, encoded by the coding sequence ATGAGTACCGCCGGCTTCTGCGTGATTGCGTTCATGCTGACGGCGTACGTTCTGCTCGACGGATTCGATTTGGGCGTTGCGGTAATTGCGCCGTTGGTCGGGCGTGACGAACGCGAGCGCGGCGCGGCCATGGCCAGTATCGGACCGTTCTGGAACGGCAACGAAGTGTGGCTGATTGCCGGCGGAGCGGCGCTGTTTGCCTTGTTCCCACGCGCCTACGCCTCATCGTTTTCGGGGTTCTATCTGCCGTTTATCATCGTGCTGTGGCTGCTGATGTTTCGCGGCATGTCGCTCGAGCTGCGCCATCATTTTCCGTCCCGTATCTGGCGCGAGTTTTGGGACGCGGCGTTTACCGTGGCCAGCGCATTGCTCATTTTCATCTTTGGCGTTGCGCTCGGCAACGTGTTGCGCGGCTTTCCGCTCGACGCGGCCGGGTACTTCCGCGGCACGTTCGGCTACCTGCTCAATCCGTACGCGCTGCTCGTCGGCGTCTTCGCGCTCGGCGTGCTGGGACTGCATGGTGCGACGTTTGCGGCCATGCGGATCGAAGGCGCGCCGGGCGATCGCGCGCGCCGGCTGTCGTCGCAGTTCTTTTGGATCGTCGCGGCCTTGTTCGTTGCCGTTACCGTAGCGACGTTCGGCGTGCGCGGTACGCCGGGTGCGCCCATCGTCGCGCTGCTTGGCGTGCTATCGGTCGCCGCGCTCGCGGCACTGGCGGTCGCCCTCCGGCGCGCAAGCGCGCCCGGGGCGTTTGCGGCGTCCTCGGCGTTTATCGGGGCGTTGATGGCCAGTGCCGCAACGGCAATTTATCCGTTTTTACTGCCGGCAGTCGCGGGCAGCACCGGCGGCATGACGATCTTTGACGCAGCCCCCTCGTCAGCGGCGCTCGCGTGCGCGCTCGTGGTGACCATTCTGGGCAGCATCGCGGTCGTGACTTACGGCTCGTTCGTATGGCGCCGCATGGGCGGCAAAGTCTCCGTCGATTGA
- a CDS encoding type II toxin-antitoxin system HicB family antitoxin, which translates to MTSKYAVVFEKSQTGYGAHVPDLPGCVAGAPTLEEAETLIRETIELHLDGMREDGDAIPTPTTFAEMIEITA; encoded by the coding sequence ATGACGTCTAAGTACGCCGTCGTATTCGAAAAGTCGCAGACCGGCTATGGAGCGCACGTCCCCGACCTTCCTGGATGCGTCGCCGGCGCACCTACCTTGGAAGAGGCCGAGACGCTCATTCGTGAGACGATCGAGCTTCATTTGGACGGCATGCGTGAAGACGGAGACGCAATCCCCACGCCCACAACCTTCGCCGAAATGATCGAGATAACGGCGTAA
- a CDS encoding DUF1297 domain-containing protein, which translates to MQDYVRRALERYDRSKLTLCSIGSHSALEVASGARAQGLQNLVVTAKGRERTYTEHFARRGAPGPQRGCVDEVLELDAFPEILDDGVQERLLAHNAVFVANRSFEVYLHQKFTYDEIERRMLVPFFGNRHLLRAEERDEPANQYALLERAGVRYPKQFAKPDDIDRLVMVKAPHAKVSFERAFFLASSPAEYRRSADRLIRNGILNQAGLDGAVIEEYALGPSVNLNFFYSPVLGELELMGTDTRRQTNLEGFRNIPPSALDAVRDVPMKLEEAGHIAATLTESTLEQAFAIGERFVVAAREASAPGVIGPFALQCVIVAGPPKEFVCYDVSLRIPGSPGTRFTPYSAYRWGRDVSVGERIAMELVMARDTDRLTDVLT; encoded by the coding sequence GTGCAAGACTACGTACGACGCGCGCTCGAGCGGTACGATCGCTCGAAGCTGACCCTCTGTTCCATCGGGAGCCATTCGGCGCTCGAGGTCGCCTCCGGTGCGCGCGCGCAAGGCTTACAAAATCTCGTCGTCACCGCCAAAGGGCGCGAGCGCACGTACACCGAGCATTTCGCGCGGCGCGGCGCGCCGGGGCCGCAGCGCGGCTGCGTCGACGAAGTGCTCGAGCTCGATGCATTTCCCGAAATCCTCGACGACGGCGTGCAGGAGCGTTTGCTCGCGCACAATGCCGTGTTCGTTGCGAACCGGTCGTTCGAAGTGTACCTGCACCAAAAGTTCACGTACGACGAGATCGAGCGGCGGATGCTCGTGCCGTTTTTCGGCAACCGGCATCTGCTGCGTGCCGAAGAGCGCGACGAGCCCGCCAATCAGTACGCGCTGTTGGAACGTGCCGGCGTGCGATATCCCAAGCAGTTCGCCAAACCCGACGACATCGACCGGCTGGTCATGGTCAAGGCCCCGCACGCGAAGGTGAGCTTCGAGCGCGCGTTCTTTCTGGCGTCGTCGCCGGCCGAGTATCGCCGGAGCGCCGATCGTTTGATCCGCAACGGCATCCTCAACCAAGCCGGACTCGACGGCGCGGTGATCGAGGAGTACGCGCTCGGGCCATCGGTTAACCTGAATTTCTTTTACTCGCCCGTCCTGGGGGAGCTGGAGCTCATGGGCACCGACACGCGCCGGCAGACCAATCTCGAGGGCTTCCGGAATATCCCGCCGTCGGCGCTCGACGCGGTGCGCGACGTGCCCATGAAGCTGGAAGAAGCCGGGCACATCGCGGCTACGTTGACCGAGTCCACCCTGGAGCAGGCGTTCGCCATTGGGGAGCGGTTCGTAGTGGCGGCGCGCGAGGCCAGCGCCCCGGGGGTGATCGGGCCCTTCGCGCTGCAATGCGTCATCGTGGCCGGTCCGCCCAAGGAGTTCGTCTGCTACGACGTCTCCCTGCGGATCCCGGGGTCGCCGGGGACCCGCTTTACGCCATATTCGGCCTACCGCTGGGGACGCGACGTTTCGGTGGGCGAACGCATCGCGATGGAGCTGGTGATGGCGCGTGACACCGATCGGCTCACCGACGTGTTGACCTAA
- the tpx gene encoding thiol peroxidase, which yields MTTQNLQERAGAVTFKGKPMTLLGPALSAGDAAPPFHLTAGDLSVASLDALNDGGKKALMLISVPSLDTGVCSLESQKFNARLGELPANVAAHVVSMDLPFAQARWCGAQEGGIKLGMLSDYRDHSFGLNYGLLIGELGLLARAIVVVGKDKKIAYVQIVPEVTSEPDYDAAIKAAIGAA from the coding sequence ATGACGACCCAAAACTTGCAAGAGCGCGCAGGCGCCGTGACCTTCAAGGGCAAGCCGATGACGTTGCTTGGCCCGGCACTGAGCGCCGGTGACGCAGCGCCCCCCTTCCATCTGACCGCCGGTGATCTGTCGGTCGCGTCGCTCGACGCGCTCAACGACGGCGGAAAGAAAGCGCTGATGCTCATCAGCGTGCCGTCGCTCGATACGGGCGTTTGTTCGCTGGAATCGCAGAAATTCAACGCGCGCCTGGGCGAGCTGCCGGCAAACGTTGCAGCGCACGTCGTCAGTATGGATTTACCGTTTGCGCAAGCGCGCTGGTGCGGCGCACAAGAGGGCGGCATCAAGCTGGGCATGCTGTCGGACTATCGCGATCACAGCTTCGGCCTCAACTACGGCTTGCTCATCGGCGAACTTGGCCTACTCGCGCGCGCGATCGTCGTCGTCGGCAAAGATAAGAAGATCGCCTACGTGCAGATCGTTCCCGAAGTGACGAGCGAACCCGATTACGACGCTGCGATAAAGGCCGCCATTGGCGCAGCATAA
- the guaA gene encoding glutamine-hydrolyzing GMP synthase, which yields MDFGAQYTQLIARRTRELGVYCEIVPHDAPWSALSARNPAALILSGGPESTLVDGAPEMDEAILESGVPIFGICYGMQLLARETGAELVKLDHAEYGPANLVVGNRDTPIFDGVPDESRTWMSHGDSVIELPDGYVALASTERCHVAAMGNPDKKIYGTQFHPEVVHTQHGRTILANFLREVVGLDDDWKMENFVDRAIEEIRAKVGDAKVICALSGGVDSAVAATLVARAIGEQLTCIFVDHGLLRKGEADQVVAAFRDVLHLNVVAVDARKRFLKKLRDVEDPEKKRIIIGHEFIRIFEEEADKIKGAKFLVQGTLYPDVIESKTPDSKAGHKIKSHHNVGGLPRKMKFKLIEPLRALFKDEVRELGRVLGLPEHIVKRQPFPGPGLAVRIIGDITEARLEIVRNADAIVREEIDKAPLDPHPWQYFAVLTPVKSVGVMGDGRTYANLVAVRAITSEDGMTADWARLPHDLMERISSRIVNEVRGVNRVAYDITTKPPATVEWE from the coding sequence TTGGATTTTGGAGCGCAGTACACCCAGTTGATCGCGCGCCGCACGCGCGAGTTGGGCGTCTATTGCGAGATCGTTCCGCACGATGCGCCCTGGAGCGCGTTGTCGGCGCGCAATCCGGCGGCGCTGATTCTTTCGGGCGGTCCGGAGAGCACGCTGGTCGACGGCGCGCCCGAGATGGACGAAGCGATCCTCGAATCGGGCGTTCCGATCTTCGGGATTTGCTACGGCATGCAGCTGCTGGCGCGCGAAACCGGCGCCGAGCTGGTGAAACTCGATCACGCCGAGTACGGGCCCGCAAATCTTGTTGTCGGCAATCGCGACACGCCGATCTTCGACGGCGTGCCGGACGAGTCGCGCACGTGGATGTCCCACGGCGATTCGGTGATCGAGTTGCCGGACGGGTACGTGGCGCTGGCATCGACGGAACGTTGCCACGTTGCGGCGATGGGCAATCCCGACAAGAAGATTTACGGCACACAGTTCCATCCCGAAGTCGTGCACACGCAGCACGGGCGGACGATTCTAGCCAACTTTCTGCGCGAGGTGGTGGGGCTCGACGACGATTGGAAGATGGAGAACTTCGTCGATCGCGCGATCGAGGAGATTCGTGCGAAAGTCGGCGACGCCAAAGTCATTTGCGCGCTGTCGGGCGGCGTCGATTCCGCCGTCGCGGCCACCTTGGTCGCTCGCGCGATCGGCGAGCAGCTCACCTGCATCTTCGTCGATCACGGACTGCTGCGTAAGGGTGAGGCCGATCAAGTCGTGGCGGCGTTTCGGGACGTGCTGCACCTCAACGTCGTCGCCGTCGACGCGCGCAAACGCTTCCTCAAGAAGCTGCGCGACGTGGAGGATCCCGAGAAGAAGCGCATCATCATCGGTCACGAGTTCATCCGCATCTTCGAAGAAGAAGCCGATAAAATCAAAGGCGCGAAGTTTTTGGTGCAAGGCACGCTCTATCCCGACGTCATCGAATCGAAGACGCCCGACAGCAAGGCCGGCCACAAGATCAAGTCGCACCACAACGTGGGCGGCCTGCCCAGGAAGATGAAGTTCAAGCTGATCGAGCCGCTGCGCGCGCTCTTCAAAGACGAAGTCCGCGAATTGGGGCGCGTGCTCGGCCTGCCCGAACACATCGTCAAACGTCAGCCCTTCCCGGGACCGGGACTTGCCGTGCGAATCATCGGCGATATTACCGAAGCCCGTTTGGAGATCGTACGCAACGCCGACGCGATCGTGCGCGAAGAGATCGACAAGGCGCCGCTCGATCCGCATCCGTGGCAGTACTTCGCCGTGCTCACGCCGGTCAAAAGCGTCGGCGTGATGGGCGACGGCCGCACCTATGCCAATCTCGTCGCGGTACGTGCGATTACCAGTGAAGACGGCATGACCGCCGATTGGGCGCGTCTGCCGCACGACTTGATGGAGCGCATCTCGTCGCGCATCGTCAACGAAGTGCGGGGCGTCAACCGCGTTGCCTACGACATCACGACCAAGCC